The genomic DNA AACGCCATCATGATAAAATGAGAGAAAAATTTAATAGTAGTACCTGATGAACAAAGAGAAGTTGTGGGGGTAAATCTTCAGGTGCATTTGCCTGCTCTTTCATCTTCGCTCTGAACTCAGCTTCCTCTTCTGCATCTCTTTCCAATGAAAGGTCCCAAATTCTAAATCCAGACAATCATGAGAGGTGTCAGCAAATACTGGGAAAACATTTTGGCAATCCAGTGGATCTAAAACAGGGAGGAGGGAGTGTTACGTGAGTTGATGATCTTCGGATGTTACAGCTAATGATGATGCTTCATGTGGACTCCACTCGATAGATGTAATTGCTTTCTTGTGGTACTCAAAATGTGCTACCAACGAGTCCTCCTACCATTACAATAGAGAGCATAAAGAAAAAAGATTCACAAGCAATAGTGAAGTACATAGCCACAATTACTATCATCAATACAAATAGCCGAATATGTCAAGATAAACTGGGCAACATGACAAGGGTACTACACCACGGTAACCAGCTGCACTGATTTGTGCAAAGTGCACTATTTACATACTAGCAATGATGCAAATATCTACTGTAGGCTATCTATTTCAAAAATCTAGTAGCAAGAACGTAGCTTATAGATTTTGATCTATTAGATGGTTTATTCATTTTCTAATATCTTCGGAACACCCAATCATGTGTAATTTTCTTTCCACATATTGCACAGAGGCAAACAGGGCCCAATTTAGAGCAAATTATAGAAACACAAATTAAGGAAAATGTCAAGTTGGTTACACCGAAACTCACAAGCATAGAAAATTCTGATATATCAAGAAGGAAATACCTGAATTGATCTAAGATCACGAACTGAGAAACTGCCATCATCACACCCTGAAGCTATCATGCAGCTAGCAAGCCTGATAATGCAAGTCAGAACATGTGTAAAATACTATGCAGCAGAAGTTATAGTACTCATAAGGTTAAGAGTTTTCCAGTGGATATACCTATTCCATGAGATAACATTAACATCGGTTTTATGAGCCTTGACAGACATACGAGGTTTCTTCCCTGTACGTATATCCCATATCGCTATTGTACCATCCACAGAACAAGAGGCAAATATGTCGGCTTCCGTGGGACTCCACTGCAAGGATATACTTATATTAGTTGAGACAATCACATTCAAGGAAACATATGAATAGGTACATGATGCATCATTCAGTGGCATGCCTGAAGATCTTCAACACTTGCAGAGTGTCCAACAAATGGATTTGGATCTACATTCCAGTTGGTTGGAGTTGGCTCCCACAGGTGAATGCACTTATTGCAGTCACCTGCATAGAAAAATCATTAAGTCATTCCATCAAAATATCTATACACGAAATTAAATGGTACCAATAATCTATGGACATGGAATAGAGAGAACCACATCAAAATATTTTAGATGACAAACATTGTGAAATGGACAAGATCATGTACACACCGGAAACAAGTCTTCCAGCAACAAGCGGACTCCAATCAATTGCATATCCCTCATCTTTATGGCCACTAAATACTTTCACAGGTAAGTGTTTGTGGATTATGTCATCTTCTTTGGGTGCAGGTGCCCCTGACTCAGCTAAAGAATTAAGGAAGGAGCTCAAGTCCCACACCTGCATATTTAGCAACCGGCAATGCacaaaaaaagtcaaaatagtGCATTCTGTTTCTGGACAGGTTTTCAAAAAGAAATACAATGCATATAGAATAGATGACAGGTTTAGATTGCCATTGATCACAATAACTGAAAAAGAAGTGTGAGGTAAGAACTGAATTACCTGAACATGACCAGTATCACCCCATGTAGCACATATATGTGGTTTTTGAGTCATTGAGCGTATCCGATTTACACAACCCGCATGGGCCACTTTTTTTAGCTGGTACATTGAAATGTAGCAACAGAACACATCACAAACTGTGTATCAGCATTACTTGCTAGATAATGAAAAACCTTGATTTTTGTGGCATAGTTTAGAATTATGATCTTGATTAGAAACATACATGTAAGATGGGCTTTGTATCCTCATtaatttcttcatcttcttcatcgcTGCTGCTGTCACTATCCACATCAGTGTCACCATCAACTGCTGAAGGTGGTATAGGTTCCCGCTTCTTCCCACTTATGTTAGAAAGCTTGAAAATGCCAATATAATTCCATGGAGCCTTCTCAGCCTGAAGAACAGTTTAGCTCCAAACTCAGAGAGACAAAACTAATGTTTAATGATTATTTGCATTTCCACCAATCTTTTGACATCCTTTAAGCTGAAATGTCCAGAGGAAGACCAATTCATTCATAAAACTTCTAATGATCCAAATTCGCTCATTCGCAATCAATTACAATTTGTAGTAAGAATCAGGGTATAAATGCCCACAAGTTTCTGGcacgttttttctcttttgagcTTAGAATCAGCAATGGCACacttttcaaataaaaaaaaacttaataaGAACACAAATACAAACATGCAACACCATAGCATGTTCCGGTGACATTTTCtgcaaaattaaaattaaactaTAGAAGAACAGGTGCAATAGTACAAATTAATATTCCTGTAGAAACGATAATttagaaaagtaaaaaaaactaTGTGAAAGACATGAAGTCAAGAAGTAAACATGTCTAGGTTTTGAAGTTGTAAAGAGTAACGCAACCTGTGTTCCAGCAACACCATAGAATGTATGGGGGAACTCTGATCGGACGAGTCCAAGTTGATCGCGCACAACATCAAAACTGCAACGGAAGGTTATTCATTGAGAATGGATCACATATTGGCCTTAACTTACACCCAAATAAAGAAACAATGCCCTATGCGGGGAAACATTACCTCAAGCAAGACCAGCCAATGCTAAACCCTCGGAGATAATTGTAAGCCTCAGGATCAAACTGGAGCTCCTCCCCATCTTCCAGTGCATCTACACCCGGTTGCCAGACCTAAGACGAAGCACTAATTAAGGGTATAGCTCGCACACTGTATTCCGGCTGTGTGAAAAAAAAGGATAGGAAATTTCTTCCTCACCTTGGCCGGACCAGAGGCAACCACAGGATTAGATGACGATGAAGCTTCAACTTTCTTCATCCCTATTCCGGCTGTGTGAAAAAAAAGGATAGGAAATTTCTTCCTCACCTTGGCCGGACCAGAGGCAACCACAGGATTAGATGACGATGAAGCTTCAACTTTCTTCATCCCAGAAATACAGAAGAATTAGGCAAGTGAAGCAAAGAACATACTGAAACAGCTGAAGAAACAAGCATCAATTGGAGCTCCAGAAATAGTATCTTGTATGGTACCTTGGTCTTCTTGGATTTAgccttcttggccttcttgATGGTGCGACCCATGAGTGAAAGAAATCAATAAACTATTGCAGGACAGAGCGCCGCAGAGGtagccggtggccggcgggcgggcggagctGCGACTGCGAGGGACGGGGAGGGGAACAGCGGAGTGGCGGTGGTCGGCTACTCGGGTAACGGGTATTGGCGGCGGCCGTGCCCTTCAGCCCCAGGGTTTCTTCGTGTTCCCTCCGTTGCCAATATTGGGCTGGGCCGAGAGGTTTATGGTGGGCTGTGTGGGCGTTGCTTAGTGGACAGTCATTTCCAGCCCAGGAATTCTTTTCATGCATTCGAGCCCAGGAAATTTAAAAGTTTGCTCCATTCCCTTTCCTGTAATTTTAAAAGGTTGCTCCACTCTGGCATATCTAAAATTTTACATAGATTCACAACAGAAAATTAAGATTATAATAATAGGTATGTAAACTAATATGTAACTATTTCCTTTAATATAATGTAATTTTATAAATATTGTTAGTCAatgttagaaaaataaaatggcCTATATTTGGACAAACCTAATAAATAGTTGAAGTTAAGTTTGTGATTAGATGAAGTAAATAGCAGACCACAATTTTCAATGACTTTGAGGAGATGAGGAGAAATTGGCATCAGGTGATTGGCTAACAGGCGCCGGAGAAATGGTGGTGGGAATATGATCGATATAAGTAGAGGCCATGCTATAGGTTCTGCTACTTGCGGCCGGCTGCagatgcagctgcagcagccagcaCACAGCCGAGCAGGGCCAGAAAAGATTTTGTTCTTCGGCATGAAAAGTCACATATTGCATGTAAGCAGAGTAATAATGGCATGTCATCATCATGATATGGTTCGTATGCGTTCATATCCACGCGTAACTAAGATCACACTCGCACaaatcacagattcacagcgcgggcatggcggcgggctccttctcctcctgctggCAGAGGAACGGCGCGTCGGCGTTGGCGTCGCTGCAGTAGAGGCAGGGGTGCTGCTCGAACCCCTTCTCGCGCAGCACCTCCCTGGCCCGGGTCACCACCTCCCGGttgctcaccggcgccgggtgCGCCGCCAGCACGGCCTGCACCGCGCTGCTGAACGCGCCGCACGCCTTgctgcccccctcccccgccgcctcgtcgtcgtcgtcgtcccccgacACGTCCGCGGACGTCTCGTCCGTCTGGCACCCGCTCAGCAGGATCCCGCCGTCGGGGCTCGGCGCGCTGTCGTGGTGGCGCGGGTGGTGGAACTTGTCGCTGGCGTCAGCGCCGAAGAGCGCGAGGAGGTGGTCAGCGACGTGGTGGGACGCGCCGAGACCCGAGGCGCCGGAGAGGtagccgacgacggcggcgtacgGGAGGAAGCGGGCGCGGGCAGAAGCAGCTGGTGGTGCAGGGCTGTCAACGGCGAGGTCGGCGACGGAGGGCCCGATCTGCTCCTTCTCCTGGTCGATGAGTCCGCCGCTGTGGCACGAGTCGGACACCATGGTGAAGGTCGCGCCCTGCGGCACACGGTCCACGAGCTGCCGGAAATCCACGTCCGTGATGAGGTTGAAGTCGCAGGGCACGATGGCCTCGTCGTAgccgtggccgtggcggcgcggGACGAGCGTGCCGTGGCCGCTGTAGTGGAAGAAGAGCACGTCCCCGGGCGCCGCGCGGGCCACCATCTCGGACAGCGCGCGCTTGATGTTGGTGCCGGTGGGGAGCAcggcggacggcgaggagccgcggccgccgtcgtcgtcggtgagGAAGGTGATGTCGCGGGGCGCGAAGCCGAAGCGGGCAACGAGGGTGTCGCGCATGACGAGAACGTCGTTGATGCAGCCCCGGAGCTCGTCCGGCGTGCCGGCGTAGTTGCAGCCGACCAAGGTAGCCAGCATCTGCTTCTTCCCCTCCATCGGTGGCAACCTGCAACTGTTTCCGGTTGACGCTTGTCACGGCGAATTGAATTATTTGCTAGCTCTGGTGTGTGTGCTTCTTCATCAGTGCAGTGCGATGGAGATCGGCAGCTAGATTGTCCCGTTAAATAGAGATCGATGGGTACGTGTTGATCTCTGTTGCTTGGCTTGTGGATGCAAGAAACAATCTGCGTTTTGAGTAAAGCAAGCTACTGGAGTTAGTATGTCCGTGACATGCAAGTAGAAGCAAGCAATTAGTACTAATTAATGGGCAGCCACATCATCGTCGTCTCAGGTTGAATCCTGGTCAGCTTCCAGTCAGTAAGATGAATCGTCACGCAGCGAATCATAGCACCAAGGAGCAGATGCTTATGAATGTCCAGGGGGCAAAAGTTAAAAGTAGTGGTGCCAAGAATGTACTACATGATAAACTTGATCGTCGTCCTATCCTATCTAGCTACTACCCAAAACGTCAACAATACTAAGAATGTAAAGGCATGGTGATGTGTTCCTTTCAAGTTCCCCTCAGAGGAGAGGAACTAATCTCTGATGAATTGCGTTACTTCAGACTCCACAGCCATTGCAGTATACAGTTCCCTTCAAAGCGTGCCCTATCTCTAATTGTCAGTATAATCATAGTCTAAACATAAATTTAGGTTGAATTATTGTAACAGTacgtgttgacgcaaaatctggaTCTCAGACTTCtacgttgaacaacacggaCGCATGGAGTGGAGAAGGAGGAGTCCAGCACGGGTGTCCAAGTCAAGAAGGAGGTCCGAGACTAATTCAGTTCGAGTCGCTAAGATGAAGGACCAAAGCAACTCAAGTTCGAGCCCACCTCGGAGTCCAGGAGCAGGGCACACCAATAACGACGCACGGTTCACATGCGGAGTCCGTTTAGGACattctttatatggatggaaagagAATTTCATAGAGTTTCGAACGGCACCAGTCCCACGTCAAAATTCCATCTATTAGGGTGTTGCGCCACCGTTTTTTGAGTCGTTGGCTCGTTTATCGTGTTGGAGTCCATAGGGGTGCGTCAAGAGGGTCATCCACGACCTAACGCTCGTATATTCAGTAGCCGTCACCACATTAGGGCTTgtattttgtttagttctagttttcctttgagaaactgagattgattcattgtaactgtAGCGACAAGTCCTTCTATgggcccctgttcttgttcttctcGGCTGTGTCGATTAGTCATTTGGAATTGAGAACTTGAATCTCTTATTTCAGATCTATTTCATATACATCTGCAATTTCAAATTGTgtgtttatttttttcttgtgttcttcgattcgcttggAAGGAAAGTCTTTTTTACGAGGTCAATCGAGTTGCGGTTGGTTTATAACCAACTGAGCAGCAATGTAGTAAGGGTTTGAGAAGTACTACATGATAAGCCCTGGCGCCTCTCTTCTTTCCATCTTCTTTGGATTAGCTGACGAGGACTTGTCCCCCGTCGATCTGCTGTTGTTCTTCTCCAGCGACCTAAACGCCAGGCAGGAACTCCATGCATGATCGCCTCGATCTCCATGGATGTCGACGAGCGAGTCCATCTCTAGCTTGTTGCCCAACTCACTAGTAGTACGTACATGTGGAGCATGCGTGCGTAGTACGTGCTAACACTAGATGATAACGATGATTATTGCATATCTTGTATGGAAAAAGTGCTTGGAAGGCCGTTACCAGGCAAGTTAAAAGCTGAATTCTCGGATTGATCGAGCTGGATCCATCCAAGTCGGTCGGGAttatgagaagaaaaagaaaaaggaaaggaaatccTTCTCTCCGCCGTCGCTCGTTTGCAGGCCCGCTGGCCCGGTCCGATTGGGATTCGTAGTTGGTCCGGATCCTCATATATATCAGCAGCCCAATCGTCCTGTCCGTCCGTATCAGCAGCGACAGCGCGTCCTGCCTTCCCGCGGAACCAGtagtcgacgccgccgcccgtcgcggACCTCTACAACTCGCCGGCCAGGACCGATCGCTGGCTGCAGGCTGAGTTCGCGCCATGACCAA from Setaria italica strain Yugu1 chromosome VII, Setaria_italica_v2.0, whole genome shotgun sequence includes the following:
- the LOC101769829 gene encoding glutamate-rich WD repeat-containing protein 1 isoform X1 codes for the protein MGRTIKKAKKAKSKKTKKVEASSSSNPVVASGPAKVWQPGVDALEDGEELQFDPEAYNYLRGFSIGWSCLSFDVVRDQLGLVRSEFPHTFYGVAGTQAEKAPWNYIGIFKLSNISGKKREPIPPSAVDGDTDVDSDSSSDEEDEEINEDTKPILHLKKVAHAGCVNRIRSMTQKPHICATWGDTGHVQVWDLSSFLNSLAESGAPAPKEDDIIHKHLPVKVFSGHKDEGYAIDWSPLVAGRLVSGDCNKCIHLWEPTPTNWNVDPNPFVGHSASVEDLQWSPTEADIFASCSVDGTIAIWDIRTGKKPRMSVKAHKTDVNVISWNRLASCMIASGCDDGSFSVRDLRSIQEDSLVAHFEYHKKAITSIEWSPHEASSLAVTSEDHQLTIWDLSLERDAEEEAEFRAKMKEQANAPEDLPPQLLFVHQGQRDLKELHWHPQIPSMIVSTAIDGFNVLMPSNIDTTIPGNTDATMASAEP
- the LOC101770232 gene encoding metacaspase-9-like; protein product: MEGKKQMLATLVGCNYAGTPDELRGCINDVLVMRDTLVARFGFAPRDITFLTDDDGGRGSSPSAVLPTGTNIKRALSEMVARAAPGDVLFFHYSGHGTLVPRRHGHGYDEAIVPCDFNLITDVDFRQLVDRVPQGATFTMVSDSCHSGGLIDQEKEQIGPSVADLAVDSPAPPAASARARFLPYAAVVGYLSGASGLGASHHVADHLLALFGADASDKFHHPRHHDSAPSPDGGILLSGCQTDETSADVSGDDDDDEAAGEGGSKACGAFSSAVQAVLAAHPAPVSNREVVTRAREVLREKGFEQHPCLYCSDANADAPFLCQQEEKEPAAMPAL